In Gracilibacillus salitolerans, the sequence CAAATTGCAGAAGGCAAGCCGGAGCAGGAACTAGTACGACTTGAAGAGATTGTGGTGAAGACGAGTCAATTTGAATATATGTTTTGGGATATGGTAGAAACGAAAGAAGATTGGCCGGTGAATGCTCAATGAGTACAGCACTAGCTAATCTAGTCGATGAAAGAAAAGATGAATTAAAGCAACTTTTATCTGATCTCATTAGTTTTCCAACAGTAAGTCCTCCTGCTAGGAATACGTCTGAAATTCAGAAATATATTGCGGATTATCTAGAAAAATTGGATTTTCAAACCGAACGATGGGATGTTTTCCCAAATGATCCTAACCTTGTCGGGATGAAGAAAGGAACACAATCTGATACATACAACAGCCTGATTATTAACGGGCATATCGATGTAGCGGAGGTAGGGGATGCTTCCGGTTGGTCAGTGCCTCCTTTTTCCCTTACTGAAAAAGGGAAACATCTGTATGGCCGTGGTGTCTCTGATATGAAGGGGGCTGTCGCCTGTGCTTTATTTGCGGCTAAACTATTACATGAAGAGGGAATAGCATTAAAAGGCGATTTGCAGTTGCAGACCGTGATTGGAGAGGAAGTCGGTGAGGCAGGAACCCTTTCTTGTATTGAAAAAGGATATGATGCTGACTTTGCGTTAGTTGTCGATGGCAGTAATCGCGAAATCCATGGTCAAGGTGGTGTGATCACGGGTTGGGTTACGGTTAAAAGTAAGCAGGTTTATCATGATGCAATGCGAGCCGAATTAAATGAAACAGGTGAGGGTGCTAGTGCAATTGAAAAAATGACAAAAGTTATCGACAGCCTTCGTGCATTAGAGAAGGAATGGGCGAAAACAAAGGAGTATCCAGGATTTAAAAAAGGTACAACTACTATTAACCCGGCTGTTATTGAAGGTGGGCGTCATCCAGCATTTGTAGCGGATGAATGTCGTCTTTGGATTACTGTTCATTTTTATCCTAATGAAGATTACCGAGAAGTTGCAAATGAAGTAGAGGAATACCTCAAACAATCTGTCAAAGACGATTCATGGTTTCAGGAAAATCCACTCCTTTTTGAATGGGGTGGGAAATCAATGATAGAGGATCGCGGTGAGATTTTCCCTTCTGCTGAGGTAGATCCAGAGTATCCAGCTATTAAGCTCCTCGAGCAATCACATTACGCAGTTGAACAGGAAACCACTTCAGTTAGTATGTCAAAGACTGTGACAGATGCGGGTTGGTTTGATGACGCTGGTATTCCAACTGCGATTTACGGTCCGGGAAAATTAAATGAAGCACATTCTGTTGATGAAAAAATAGAATTGGAAGAATTAATTAGATTCACGAAGACTTTGTTAACCTTTATTCCAGCTTGGTGTAATGTAACAAAACAGTGAATTCGTATACAAGAAGTTATTTAGTACAAAGCTCAGAGGTGAAAAAACTCTGAGTTTTGTACTTTATCACGGTGCTAATCGTCCGTAAAATCCCCACTGAGGGAAGTCACACTTTATGTTCATTTAACTACAATTCCGTTAACTTAATAAATGTTTCGTTATTATAAATACTTGATAAAAGTGGATCAGAATAAGCTGTGTCTTTCAGAGCTTCATTTAGTTCGATTGCATTTTCTAACTCTTCTAAACCTTGATCAATTTCTCCAAGTTGTATCAAAGCTACCCCTTTTCCATAATAGCCGATTCCCTCATCTGGAAATTCCTCAATGATGTTATCATAAATATCTTCTGCTTTTTGAAAATCGCCATTATATGTAAGCATCAGGCCTTTATAATCTAAAGCATCTAATGTCTGCTCTGGTTTTAGCTCAATAATCTTGTCTAAATAAGGAATTGTAGCA encodes:
- a CDS encoding acetylornithine deacetylase, which produces MSTALANLVDERKDELKQLLSDLISFPTVSPPARNTSEIQKYIADYLEKLDFQTERWDVFPNDPNLVGMKKGTQSDTYNSLIINGHIDVAEVGDASGWSVPPFSLTEKGKHLYGRGVSDMKGAVACALFAAKLLHEEGIALKGDLQLQTVIGEEVGEAGTLSCIEKGYDADFALVVDGSNREIHGQGGVITGWVTVKSKQVYHDAMRAELNETGEGASAIEKMTKVIDSLRALEKEWAKTKEYPGFKKGTTTINPAVIEGGRHPAFVADECRLWITVHFYPNEDYREVANEVEEYLKQSVKDDSWFQENPLLFEWGGKSMIEDRGEIFPSAEVDPEYPAIKLLEQSHYAVEQETTSVSMSKTVTDAGWFDDAGIPTAIYGPGKLNEAHSVDEKIELEELIRFTKTLLTFIPAWCNVTKQ